GATGTAGACGCAGGCTGACCGGCCCGACACTGACTGGATGAAACACCGGTCGCGAGGGTTTCGTGGAGGTCATAGCGCCGCCACCCTCCGTCGCCGCGCGATCGCGATCAGGAATGGCGCGCCGACGAAGGCGACGACTATCCCGGCGGGTAGTTCGCCGGGAAGTAGGACTCGGCCGAGTACGTCGGCGCCGATGAGCGTGATCGGTGCAATGACCGCCGACAGTACGATTACCCAGCGATTGTCGGGACCGCTGATCCGGCGAGCGAGATGTGGAACCATCAGCCCGAGGAAGATGATGACACCGGCGGTCGCAGCGACGGAGCCGGCCAGCAGCGTAACAGCGGCGACGGCTAGAATGCGCGTGGTGCGGACTGACGCCCCCAGGGAGGTGGCGGCCTCCTCACCGAGCGCGATCGCGTTGAGCCCCCGCGCGCATAATGCGGCGAGCACGAGACCGGTTAGTACGAATCCGCTGATCTGCCAGGTAGGCGTCAGTGTGCCGACGTCCACGATGCCGAGATTCCAGGTGCGCAAGCGATCAAAGGCCTGCGGGTTGAGAAGGGCTAGGCCTTGGCCGATACCTTCCAGGACGGCAGAGAGTGCGACGCCAGCGAGCACGAGTCGTGCCGGATCGGCGCCGGTGCGACTACGGCCGATGAGATACACGCTGACAGAGGCGACTAATGCTCCGAAGAACGCGAACCAGATGTAGCCGAGAAGTGGCTGGATACCGAAGATCCCGACAGCGAGTACGACGCAGAACGCCGCCCCGGCGTTGACGCCGAGCACACCCGGATCGGC
The Cumulibacter soli genome window above contains:
- a CDS encoding FecCD family ABC transporter permease, with translation MQKPTTSHGRLFFWLCGLVALLLAVMVLSLMIGARALSPGTVLEAVFQRDLTNPDHTPIWDGRIPRTVLALVAGIAVGVAGAVIQGLTRNPLADPGVLGVNAGAAFCVVLAVGIFGIQPLLGYIWFAFFGALVASVSVYLIGRSRTGADPARLVLAGVALSAVLEGIGQGLALLNPQAFDRLRTWNLGIVDVGTLTPTWQISGFVLTGLVLAALCARGLNAIALGEEAATSLGASVRTTRILAVAAVTLLAGSVAATAGVIIFLGLMVPHLARRISGPDNRWVIVLSAVIAPITLIGADVLGRVLLPGELPAGIVVAFVGAPFLIAIARRRRVAAL